In one Bactrocera tryoni isolate S06 chromosome 5, CSIRO_BtryS06_freeze2, whole genome shotgun sequence genomic region, the following are encoded:
- the LOC120778231 gene encoding probable pseudouridine-5'-phosphatase, translating into MCSKFKNVTHCIFDLDGLLLDTEVVYEKIVRQIAGSFNKSYPRDVRLKLLGTTEQKSAEIAVNELELPLTVEEYLKIFSNKCKEMLGNSPLMRGAERLLRHLDANKIPLALATSSGEHMVEIKITHHRDVFKLFRHRVCGSTDPEVKAGKPSPDIFLIAASRFADKPCPSNCLVFEDAPNGVQAALSAGMQVVMVPDDLVPKELRKGATQVLKSLEDFRPEDFGLPPYPKTCQVTI; encoded by the coding sequence ATGTGTAGTAAATTTAAGAATGTTACGCATTGCATATTTGATTTGGATGGTCTCTTACTAGATACTGAAgtggtttatgaaaaaattgtgaGGCAAATAGCTGGCTCTTTTAACAAGTCTTACCCCCGTGATGTGCGATTAAAACTGCTTGGCACAACCGAGCAAAAATCGGCCGAAATTGCTGTCAACGAACTTGAATTACCCTTAACTGTCGAGGAAtacctgaaaatattttcaaataaatgtaaGGAAATGTTGGGGAACTCACCGTTGATGCGTGGGGCAGAGCGATTGCTGAGGCATCTCGATGCTAATAAGATTCCTTTAGCATTGGCCACTAGTTCTGGCGAGCATAtggttgaaataaaaattactcaTCATCGCGACGTCTTTAAACTGTTTCGTCATCGTGTTTGCGGCTCGACCGACCCAGAAGTCAAAGCAGGCAAACCTTCTCCTGACATATTTCTTATAGCTGCTTCTCGTTTCGCAGACAAACCTTGCCCATCAAACTGTCTTGTTTTTGAAGACGCCCCAAATGGCGTTCAGGCAGCCTTGAGTGCAGGGATGCAAGTTGTGATGGTACCAGATGACCTTGTGCCGAAGGAACTCCGCAAGGGAGCAACTCAAGTGTTAAAATCCTTAGAAGATTTTCGTCCCGAAGATTTTGGCTTACCGCCTTATCCAAAAACGTGCCAAGTTacaatttaa